The following coding sequences are from one Granulicella arctica window:
- a CDS encoding asparagine synthase-related protein, with product MNQYVERVVDLLDPATNDLHDLTTDQARALLVEHGTEAMRQIEGSFSLVARSGKMVRMVRSLDRPMRYFLAKRTEGPVLIVADRIDAIQAWLQAEGLEGQFHPSYTRMIPAHHVVDLQLVGCPDPDPIYTRFFTPAMATMQPDTQTIGDRYIQTLADEISIWLDRVPTNEPLGVCFSGGIDSGSVFLTVYHVMKTRGMALTRLKAFVLDLGDGPDLQQAQSFLESVDLGLFLEPIQVDPATIDIQETIGIIEDYQSLDVQSASMAIALLRGIRNEYPEWGYLLDGDGGDENLKDYPIDENPELTIRSVIHNSMLYQEGWGVGKIKHSLTYSGGLSRSYTRTYGPAQHFNFRGFSPYTRPKVIAVAESIPFITLTDHNVERLYELKGEIVSKGIASLTGFTMPVFPKRRFQHGAISEQAMHKTLPMAETEYRKQFLSRYL from the coding sequence ATGAATCAGTATGTAGAGCGGGTTGTAGATCTCCTTGACCCAGCAACAAACGACCTGCACGATCTCACAACAGATCAGGCCCGCGCCTTGCTCGTCGAGCACGGAACCGAGGCTATGCGGCAGATCGAGGGATCATTCTCACTTGTGGCCCGTTCCGGCAAGATGGTGCGTATGGTTCGGTCGTTGGATCGTCCCATGCGCTACTTTCTGGCGAAGCGCACCGAAGGACCCGTCTTGATCGTTGCCGACCGAATCGACGCAATCCAGGCATGGCTACAGGCTGAGGGTCTCGAAGGCCAATTCCACCCCAGCTATACGCGCATGATCCCGGCACATCACGTAGTTGACCTTCAACTGGTCGGCTGCCCGGATCCCGACCCCATATACACCCGCTTCTTTACGCCTGCTATGGCAACGATGCAGCCAGACACCCAGACGATTGGCGACCGGTACATTCAAACCTTGGCTGACGAAATCTCGATCTGGTTAGACAGAGTTCCGACGAACGAACCACTCGGGGTGTGCTTCTCAGGCGGGATCGACAGTGGGAGCGTCTTCCTGACCGTGTATCACGTCATGAAGACCAGAGGAATGGCCTTGACGCGCCTCAAAGCTTTTGTCCTGGATCTCGGCGACGGCCCCGACCTTCAGCAGGCACAGAGCTTTCTTGAGTCCGTCGACCTCGGTTTGTTTCTGGAGCCGATCCAGGTTGATCCAGCCACAATCGATATCCAGGAAACGATCGGCATCATCGAAGACTATCAATCACTCGATGTGCAGTCCGCATCGATGGCGATCGCGTTGTTGCGAGGAATCCGCAACGAGTATCCAGAGTGGGGCTACCTGCTGGATGGCGACGGCGGCGACGAGAACCTGAAGGACTATCCTATCGATGAGAATCCCGAGCTTACGATTCGTAGCGTCATTCACAACTCCATGCTCTATCAGGAGGGATGGGGCGTCGGTAAAATCAAGCATTCCCTTACCTACAGCGGAGGGCTAAGCCGTTCCTACACGCGAACCTACGGACCCGCGCAGCATTTCAATTTTCGCGGTTTCAGTCCGTACACCCGCCCGAAGGTGATCGCGGTCGCGGAGTCCATCCCCTTCATAACGTTGACCGACCATAACGTCGAACGCTTGTACGAGCTAAAAGGGGAGATCGTCTCGAAGGGCATCGCAAGTCTTACCGGCTTCACAATGCCGGTATTCCCAAAGAGACGCTTTCAACACGGCGCGATCTCCGAACAAGCCATGCACAAGACCCTGCCTATGGCTGAGACGGAATACCGGAAGCAGTTCCTCTCACGTTACCTATGA
- a CDS encoding radical SAM protein: MTLLPLLYPEYAAERDQWIVAHRGPRAVLDPRKPYAFLSEQERTASGEIATISTVFLTNRECPFRCLMCDLWQNTLTSRVPVGAIPEQIAFALQELPPASCIKLYNSGSFFDTQAIPPEDYPAIAALVQAFERVIVESHPALIGDRCLRFRDLLSANLEVALGLETVNPEAMQHLNKHLTLEQFTAAAERLFEQKIDLRVFILVQPPFVQAVEALYWAQRSIDFAFECKATALTLIPTRGGNGAMESLRQAGFFTPPDLQTFEASVEYGVRQRKGRVFADLWNIEQIACCGHCATARIARLQEINLTQTVPPGVECLSCQASV, translated from the coding sequence ATGACCCTGCTGCCGCTGCTCTATCCAGAATACGCTGCCGAACGAGACCAATGGATAGTCGCTCACCGCGGCCCTCGAGCAGTGCTCGACCCGCGCAAGCCCTATGCCTTCCTGTCGGAGCAGGAACGTACTGCATCGGGAGAAATTGCTACGATTTCCACCGTATTTCTCACCAATCGTGAATGTCCCTTCCGTTGCCTCATGTGCGATCTCTGGCAGAACACGTTGACCTCGAGAGTTCCCGTTGGTGCCATACCGGAGCAGATCGCCTTCGCGTTGCAAGAGCTTCCGCCCGCAAGTTGCATCAAGCTCTACAACAGCGGCAGCTTCTTCGACACGCAGGCCATTCCTCCTGAGGATTATCCCGCCATAGCAGCACTCGTCCAAGCCTTCGAACGAGTCATCGTTGAGAGTCACCCGGCGCTGATCGGTGATCGATGTCTTCGTTTCCGAGATCTACTCAGCGCAAATCTTGAGGTCGCCCTAGGTCTGGAGACAGTTAATCCCGAAGCAATGCAACATCTTAATAAGCACCTGACACTCGAACAATTCACGGCAGCCGCAGAACGCCTGTTCGAGCAGAAGATTGACCTGCGTGTGTTCATACTCGTCCAGCCCCCGTTTGTTCAAGCTGTTGAAGCTTTGTACTGGGCGCAGCGCTCCATCGACTTCGCGTTTGAGTGCAAGGCTACCGCACTTACCCTCATCCCGACCCGAGGCGGAAACGGCGCCATGGAGTCGTTACGACAGGCCGGATTCTTCACGCCGCCCGACCTACAGACTTTTGAAGCATCCGTCGAATACGGTGTTCGCCAGCGAAAAGGTCGCGTCTTCGCCGACCTTTGGAACATCGAGCAAATAGCATGCTGCGGACACTGCGCCACAGCACGCATTGCACGCCTGCAGGAGATCAATCTCACGCAGACCGTCCCTCCCGGAGTCGAGTGTCTATCGTGCCAGGCATCCGTATGA
- a CDS encoding NAD(P)/FAD-dependent oxidoreductase, which yields MSIVPGIRMSDIYDVVIIGSGFAGSLLAMIAKQIGRSVLLLERNAHPRMMIGESSTPLSNLLLEELAITYRLPDLLPFTKWGTWQQHHPEVGCGLKRGFSFFHHDLENAGNEPSDNEMLVAASPHDQIADTHWYRADFDHWLVSSAQQHGVTYLDEVTLRRYTEADDYVVLSGERNQKDIQFRCRFVIDATGPRGCLHHLLGLHEADMSAMPATKALYSHFSHVGRLDDFTSSQYPDSPPYPIDDAAVHHVFDGGWVWVLRFNNGITSAGVAATESAADRLGLREGAGAWTRLLEKMPTLQRQFAEAVPLHPFTYLPRLAFRSGTMTGKRWAMLPSAAGFVDPLLSSGFPLALLGISRLARILDLHWNQSTFAAELLAYEQSTDGELLATSRLIGALYANMNNFEAFRAISLLYFAAASYSETARRLSKPERANSFLMHTDPKFGPEVEILLRRAAKGVTYSETKEFVSAVKKAIEPFDVAGLCASPRNHWYPVNAEDLRRAAWKVGATTEEIDSMLQSSGFYV from the coding sequence GTGTCTATCGTGCCAGGCATCCGTATGAGCGACATCTACGACGTTGTCATCATAGGATCGGGCTTTGCTGGTTCCCTGTTAGCAATGATTGCAAAGCAAATCGGACGCTCAGTCCTTCTGCTCGAACGTAACGCCCATCCACGCATGATGATTGGCGAGTCCTCAACTCCCCTCTCAAACCTTCTTCTGGAAGAACTCGCAATAACCTACCGCCTGCCCGACCTACTCCCATTTACAAAATGGGGAACTTGGCAGCAGCATCATCCCGAAGTCGGCTGCGGATTGAAGCGGGGCTTCTCCTTCTTTCACCATGATCTCGAAAACGCAGGCAACGAGCCTTCTGACAACGAAATGTTGGTAGCAGCAAGCCCCCATGATCAGATCGCAGACACGCATTGGTATCGTGCAGACTTTGACCACTGGCTCGTAAGTAGTGCACAGCAACACGGCGTAACCTATCTCGATGAAGTCACCCTGCGCCGTTACACAGAAGCCGATGACTACGTTGTGCTATCGGGTGAGCGCAACCAGAAGGACATCCAATTTCGTTGCCGCTTTGTGATCGATGCTACCGGACCGCGCGGCTGCCTTCATCACTTACTCGGGCTCCATGAAGCGGATATGTCTGCCATGCCCGCTACCAAGGCACTCTACAGTCACTTCAGCCATGTTGGCCGGCTGGACGATTTCACCTCGTCGCAGTATCCAGACAGCCCACCGTACCCAATCGATGACGCGGCCGTGCATCACGTCTTTGATGGCGGATGGGTATGGGTATTGCGCTTCAACAATGGCATCACAAGCGCGGGTGTTGCCGCGACAGAGTCTGCAGCTGATCGCCTCGGGCTGCGGGAAGGGGCTGGGGCATGGACGCGGTTGCTTGAGAAAATGCCGACGCTACAACGGCAATTCGCGGAAGCCGTCCCGTTGCACCCATTCACCTACTTACCTCGACTCGCGTTCCGAAGCGGCACCATGACCGGCAAGCGATGGGCCATGCTTCCGTCAGCCGCGGGCTTTGTCGACCCACTTCTGTCTTCCGGCTTTCCTCTGGCGCTGCTCGGGATAAGCCGCTTGGCCAGGATCCTCGATCTCCACTGGAACCAATCTACCTTCGCAGCAGAGCTGCTGGCTTATGAACAGTCAACGGATGGCGAACTCCTCGCCACCTCCCGCCTCATCGGAGCTCTCTATGCCAACATGAACAACTTCGAAGCCTTCCGCGCAATCTCACTTCTGTATTTTGCAGCTGCAAGCTACTCGGAGACCGCTCGTCGCCTGAGCAAGCCCGAGCGGGCTAATTCGTTCCTCATGCATACGGATCCAAAATTCGGCCCAGAGGTGGAGATCCTGCTCCGTCGCGCGGCCAAAGGTGTAACTTACTCTGAGACAAAAGAGTTTGTCAGCGCTGTAAAGAAGGCAATTGAGCCCTTCGACGTTGCGGGACTCTGTGCGTCGCCCAGAAACCATTGGTATCCAGTCAATGCCGAAGATCTTAGACGGGCAGCTTGGAAGGTCGGCGCAACCACCGAGGAGATTGACTCGATGCTCCAAAGCTCAGGCTTCTACGTCTAA
- a CDS encoding CRTAC1 family protein: MIDYDNDGWQDVVFVQSKDWPEHKVGRTTAALYHNNQDGTFKDVTHGSGLDVEMYGLGCAVGDYDNDGRDDIYITALDGSHLFHNLGEGKFTDATAKAGVSSAGFATGAAWFDFDNDGKLDLFVSHYVDWSVATDQNCSLDGKHKSYCTPEAYKGQSGSLFHNLGNGAFEDVTKKAGLADASSKSLGIALLDFDEDGWMDLFVANDTQPNKLYRNNHNGTFTESSFSAGVAFSDAGKPRAGMGADAGDYNGSGRQSLLIGNFTNESLALYSNDGSGLFTDMSATSGISAPSASSLTFSAFFFDYDLDGLLDIFAANGHVADDVSVTQPTVKYAEPSLLFRNRGAGHFEDVSMKVGPALRQAVVGRGAAYLDFDNDGDLDLLITASGGPARLLRNDNGNQNDMLRVKTVGVRSNRDGIGAKVSVRMTNGSRMSAMVKSGSSYLSQSELPLTFGLGKPLDGKVVTVDIIWPRGKRETITGVKPNQEITLKEGSGVVSSKPIILVSHEKH; the protein is encoded by the coding sequence GTGATCGATTACGACAATGATGGTTGGCAGGATGTTGTCTTCGTGCAGTCGAAGGATTGGCCGGAGCACAAGGTTGGTAGGACGACAGCGGCGCTCTACCACAACAACCAGGATGGTACGTTCAAGGATGTCACGCACGGTTCGGGCCTGGATGTGGAGATGTACGGCTTAGGCTGTGCGGTGGGCGACTACGATAACGATGGCCGTGACGACATCTACATTACGGCACTCGACGGTAGCCACTTGTTCCATAATCTTGGCGAGGGGAAGTTTACTGATGCAACGGCGAAGGCAGGTGTGAGCAGCGCTGGCTTTGCTACGGGGGCTGCGTGGTTCGATTTCGATAATGATGGCAAACTAGATCTCTTCGTATCGCATTATGTGGACTGGTCGGTTGCTACAGATCAGAACTGTTCGCTGGATGGAAAGCACAAATCGTATTGCACGCCCGAGGCCTACAAGGGCCAAAGTGGAAGCTTGTTCCATAATCTCGGAAATGGTGCTTTTGAAGATGTAACCAAGAAGGCTGGTCTTGCCGATGCTTCTAGCAAATCTCTTGGAATCGCGTTGCTGGATTTCGATGAAGACGGCTGGATGGATCTGTTTGTTGCCAATGACACGCAGCCCAATAAGCTCTATCGCAATAATCACAATGGAACCTTTACGGAGAGTTCGTTCTCCGCGGGGGTGGCGTTCAGCGATGCAGGGAAGCCCAGAGCTGGCATGGGTGCTGATGCTGGCGACTACAACGGTTCTGGCCGCCAAAGTTTGTTGATCGGCAACTTCACGAACGAGAGTCTTGCCCTTTACAGCAACGATGGTTCCGGTCTGTTTACGGATATGTCGGCGACATCGGGAATCAGTGCTCCTTCGGCAAGTTCGCTTACCTTCAGCGCCTTCTTCTTTGACTACGATCTGGACGGCTTGCTCGATATTTTTGCAGCCAACGGCCATGTAGCCGACGACGTGAGCGTAACTCAACCCACCGTCAAATATGCCGAACCTTCGCTGCTGTTTCGCAATCGCGGCGCTGGTCACTTTGAGGATGTATCCATGAAAGTCGGCCCTGCTCTCCGGCAGGCCGTTGTAGGTCGCGGAGCTGCTTATCTTGACTTCGATAACGATGGCGATCTGGACCTTCTGATTACAGCGTCGGGTGGACCGGCAAGACTCCTGCGCAATGACAATGGCAATCAGAATGACATGTTGCGGGTGAAGACGGTAGGGGTGAGGTCGAATCGGGACGGTATTGGAGCCAAGGTCTCGGTCCGCATGACGAATGGAAGCCGGATGTCGGCGATGGTAAAGAGCGGATCAAGCTATCTTTCACAGAGCGAGTTGCCGTTGACCTTTGGACTTGGCAAACCCCTCGACGGCAAGGTTGTCACGGTCGACATTATCTGGCCTCGCGGTAAACGAGAGACAATCACCGGAGTGAAGCCGAACCAGGAGATAACGCTTAAGGAGGGAAGCGGGGTTGTCTCTTCGAAGCCAATCATTCTGGTTTCTCACGAGAAGCACTGA
- a CDS encoding CRTAC1 family protein — translation MKRGTLLRIPLAIVFACLLAVPFLMKQRAARAVISSKFDGRTALARHGFYFEEVSHAAGIDFTHQAPELDAKLAHIMPQVASMGASVSVVDFDRDGWPDLYVTNSAIGSQNHLYKNLHDGTFKDVATELGVADVNQAGTGVSMGGVWGDYDNDGYEDLFLIKWGRPELFHNEQGHGFRRVSDDMRLPQWINANTAVWFDYDGDGLVDLFVGGYYPENVDLWHLANTRMMPDSFEYAKNGGRKYLFHNLGNGRFEEVSAKVGIDSRRWSLASAAGDLRGTGHPDLFVANDYGVSELYMNDGKRFHEAGEKAGVGFSPKSGMNVAFGDVFNQGRMSIYVSNISEDGVLIQGNNLWVPKEGTSGEQIKYENLARDMGVELGGWSFGAQFGDLNNDGALDLYLTNGYVSLDRKRDYWYDYSKVAGGNAAIIGDAKDWPAMEGRSLSGYQSKRVWLNDGAGKFVDVAQMAGVTDTEDGRAVAMADLWNNGAVDVIVANQRGRLLLYKNTVSPENHWIGLSLEGTKSNRSAIGAQVTVKWNGQQQIQQIAGGSGFASENDRRLHFGLGKTTAIDEIVVRWPSGKLQTLKNLPVDRISEVKEPS, via the coding sequence ATGAAGCGCGGCACATTACTTCGCATACCACTGGCGATCGTTTTTGCCTGCCTGCTGGCTGTCCCGTTCCTTATGAAGCAAAGGGCGGCGAGAGCTGTCATTTCATCGAAGTTCGATGGACGGACTGCGTTGGCGCGTCATGGTTTCTATTTCGAAGAGGTTTCCCATGCGGCTGGGATTGATTTCACGCACCAGGCACCTGAACTCGACGCAAAGTTGGCGCACATTATGCCGCAGGTTGCTTCCATGGGTGCATCGGTCTCGGTAGTCGATTTCGACCGTGATGGGTGGCCCGATCTTTATGTAACGAACAGTGCGATTGGGAGCCAGAATCATCTTTATAAGAATCTCCATGATGGGACATTTAAAGATGTGGCAACTGAGTTGGGAGTGGCGGATGTCAACCAGGCGGGGACGGGTGTGTCCATGGGTGGTGTCTGGGGTGATTACGATAACGACGGTTACGAGGATCTCTTCCTCATCAAGTGGGGTCGGCCGGAGCTCTTTCACAATGAGCAGGGGCATGGCTTTCGGCGGGTAAGCGACGACATGCGTCTTCCGCAGTGGATCAATGCCAACACGGCTGTGTGGTTTGATTATGACGGTGATGGTTTGGTCGATCTGTTCGTTGGCGGATACTACCCGGAGAATGTCGACCTATGGCATCTGGCGAATACACGCATGATGCCGGACAGCTTCGAATATGCCAAGAATGGGGGCCGTAAGTATCTCTTCCACAATTTAGGGAACGGGCGGTTTGAGGAGGTCAGCGCCAAGGTTGGCATCGATAGCCGCCGTTGGTCGCTTGCCTCGGCTGCTGGTGACCTGCGAGGAACAGGGCATCCTGATTTGTTCGTGGCAAATGACTACGGCGTGTCGGAGCTATACATGAACGACGGCAAGCGCTTCCACGAGGCAGGAGAAAAAGCCGGGGTTGGATTCTCTCCGAAGAGTGGGATGAATGTTGCCTTTGGCGACGTCTTCAACCAGGGGAGAATGTCAATCTATGTGTCGAATATCTCTGAGGATGGCGTGCTGATCCAAGGCAACAACCTTTGGGTTCCGAAGGAAGGAACGTCGGGTGAGCAAATCAAGTATGAGAATCTTGCTCGGGATATGGGCGTGGAGTTAGGTGGTTGGAGCTTCGGCGCCCAGTTCGGTGATTTGAATAATGATGGTGCGCTCGACCTTTATCTGACGAATGGATACGTTTCTCTCGATCGAAAGCGCGACTATTGGTATGACTACTCGAAGGTGGCAGGCGGTAATGCAGCGATTATTGGTGACGCTAAGGACTGGCCGGCTATGGAGGGCCGTAGTCTTTCGGGGTATCAATCCAAGCGCGTGTGGCTGAACGATGGCGCAGGAAAGTTTGTTGACGTGGCGCAGATGGCTGGCGTGACAGATACCGAGGATGGCCGAGCTGTGGCGATGGCTGATCTTTGGAATAACGGCGCTGTCGATGTGATTGTGGCGAACCAGCGAGGCCGTTTGTTGCTCTATAAGAACACGGTTAGTCCTGAAAACCACTGGATTGGACTCTCGCTGGAAGGCACGAAGAGCAACCGCAGCGCGATCGGCGCGCAGGTTACGGTCAAGTGGAATGGGCAGCAACAGATACAACAGATTGCCGGTGGCAGCGGCTTCGCGTCTGAGAATGATCGGCGCCTCCATTTTGGCCTTGGCAAAACAACGGCAATTGATGAGATCGTCGTGCGCTGGCCATCTGGTAAACTCCAGACGCTGAAGAACCTTCCTGTGGATCGGATCTCCGAGGTAAAGGAGCCCTCATGA
- a CDS encoding FG-GAP-like repeat-containing protein gives MKRSVARPITGLPSAPSGGRRWHDGLSLQGRLRELLILSCCGVAFSGCRSRDHLPATDSKTYTKFVSAFYTGLAGLQVGDDVRAETDLSRAADLVPGEPAVWINWGVLALRQRNFEGAAERLKRAHQLAPNDDRIDYLLGILESGRGDSTAAIGDLREAVRQNPKNLRAVYRLATEVERQGDTNSDAEVEDLLQQILSVDPENMAALVDLCRVSAKRGDAVTLHAAIERIVKRSEGWSPEVKQQLAALQASAAGPEPRAAATRSTFLRNVLMREPSFRASLAKIAAQPGEETEPVTRFLLMQNPPSRPAPMDAAMSYSSEPVQGMGAGKWDWVGALALNGADAPVVAACDGHHVHLANGVDLPFPGGASGVGPSPEGVLAFDFNYDFKTDLLFAGGGGMRLLKQESATSFVDVTAAMKLPANVPSAAYTGAWAIDVEADGDLDVVLGTKVGAPTVLQNNGDGTFTPIHPFAGVSGIRQFVWADLNGDGSPDVALIDGSGRLRVFANQRVGRFIEAKLPDSLTGVRAVAVSSTNVNSFLRLNVVSDDGKLLELSYQETNGAWTQRELAGASSLPRGEIRLRAGDVDNNGAVDLMVLSVAPGAGAKGAVVWLQDETGAFHGADTLQVPAEVFDAVDVQGNGRLDLLGLNPDGAATVARNHGTKDYHWQTIRPRARQATGDQRINPFGIGGEIEIRSGLLVQKQPMTGPALHFGLGTQKEVDVARIVWPNGSVRAEFGLKADQEIVTEQRLKGSCPFLFAWDGKKMSFVKDSVPWGSAIGLRINALGTADIAATEEWYKISGDELKARDGFYDLRVTGELWETYFYDSLALMTVDHPIGTEVFTDERYDVPAVKLAITAVGEPQPIARAIDDHGADVTDTLRKLDGKYLDTFGRGQYQGVTRDHYVEVDLGEHVPEGVPLWLIAKGWLHPSDSTVNVAMDQGKHERPHWLSMEVPDEHGGWRVVRSNLGFPAGRKKICMIDLSGVFQRGASHRLRLRTNLEVYWDSIEWAKGLPDTPLKINRAAPAVADLHYRGFSAVRQANASSPELPNYDHLASTSRIWRDLAGFYTRFGDVRPLLEKTDDSYVIMNAGDEMSLRFAASDAPPVGWVRDYVLAGDGWIKDGDYNSAYSQNVLPYPHHTRKNYDGPPTSLENDWMYQHHKQDWMTYQTRYVDGSAFRDALVDGGSQ, from the coding sequence CCTTTAGCGGGTGCAGGTCGCGTGACCACCTGCCTGCAACGGACTCCAAGACCTACACCAAGTTTGTATCTGCCTTTTATACCGGGCTGGCGGGTTTGCAGGTTGGTGACGACGTTCGTGCTGAGACGGATCTCTCGCGGGCAGCGGACCTTGTACCTGGCGAGCCCGCGGTGTGGATCAACTGGGGCGTGCTCGCGTTGCGGCAGCGGAACTTCGAGGGTGCGGCGGAGCGTTTGAAGCGAGCGCACCAACTTGCACCGAACGACGACAGGATCGACTACCTGTTAGGGATCCTGGAGAGTGGACGCGGTGATTCGACGGCAGCAATCGGTGATCTTCGCGAGGCAGTCCGCCAGAATCCGAAGAACCTTCGAGCGGTCTACCGGCTGGCTACTGAAGTCGAACGGCAGGGCGACACAAATAGTGACGCCGAAGTCGAAGATCTGCTGCAGCAGATTCTGAGTGTCGATCCGGAGAACATGGCGGCATTGGTGGACCTGTGCAGGGTCTCGGCAAAGCGAGGTGATGCCGTTACGCTCCATGCGGCGATTGAGCGGATTGTGAAACGGTCTGAGGGTTGGTCGCCGGAGGTGAAGCAGCAGCTTGCAGCGTTGCAGGCTTCCGCTGCCGGTCCAGAGCCACGAGCGGCGGCGACGCGTTCTACGTTTCTGCGCAATGTGCTGATGCGTGAGCCGAGCTTTCGAGCAAGTCTGGCCAAGATTGCTGCGCAGCCGGGCGAAGAGACGGAACCTGTGACTCGCTTTCTGCTGATGCAGAATCCGCCTTCACGCCCTGCTCCGATGGATGCGGCGATGAGCTATTCGAGCGAGCCCGTCCAGGGTATGGGAGCGGGCAAGTGGGATTGGGTCGGAGCGCTTGCATTGAATGGAGCGGATGCACCGGTTGTTGCTGCTTGCGATGGTCATCATGTGCATCTTGCGAACGGGGTGGACCTTCCGTTTCCCGGGGGTGCGTCCGGGGTCGGACCTTCTCCCGAGGGCGTGCTGGCGTTCGACTTCAACTATGACTTCAAGACGGACCTGCTGTTTGCCGGGGGCGGCGGTATGCGCCTCCTCAAGCAGGAGAGCGCGACCAGTTTCGTCGATGTAACGGCTGCGATGAAGCTTCCGGCGAACGTACCCAGTGCGGCATATACGGGGGCGTGGGCGATTGATGTGGAAGCCGATGGCGATCTGGATGTTGTGCTGGGCACGAAGGTGGGAGCGCCAACGGTGCTGCAGAACAACGGCGATGGGACGTTCACACCGATCCATCCCTTTGCTGGAGTGTCGGGCATTCGGCAGTTTGTCTGGGCTGATTTGAACGGTGACGGAAGCCCGGATGTTGCGCTGATCGATGGATCCGGGCGGCTGCGCGTATTTGCGAACCAGCGTGTCGGCAGGTTTATTGAGGCCAAGTTGCCGGATTCGCTGACGGGAGTGAGAGCGGTTGCGGTGAGCAGCACGAATGTCAACAGCTTTCTGCGGCTCAATGTGGTGAGCGATGATGGTAAGTTACTCGAGCTTTCGTACCAGGAAACGAATGGCGCATGGACACAGCGAGAGCTTGCAGGAGCGTCGTCACTGCCGAGAGGAGAGATCCGGTTGCGGGCTGGAGATGTCGATAACAACGGTGCTGTGGATCTGATGGTGTTGTCGGTTGCGCCCGGGGCTGGTGCGAAGGGCGCTGTGGTGTGGCTGCAGGACGAAACCGGAGCCTTTCATGGTGCCGATACTTTGCAGGTGCCGGCTGAGGTGTTCGATGCGGTGGATGTGCAGGGGAATGGTCGTCTCGATTTACTTGGGTTGAATCCTGACGGAGCCGCTACGGTCGCACGAAATCATGGGACGAAGGACTATCACTGGCAGACGATTCGTCCTCGTGCGCGACAGGCGACCGGGGATCAGCGCATCAATCCTTTCGGGATTGGTGGAGAGATCGAGATTCGCTCTGGACTGCTGGTGCAAAAGCAGCCGATGACGGGACCGGCGCTTCATTTCGGGCTTGGCACACAGAAGGAAGTTGATGTTGCACGAATCGTCTGGCCGAACGGATCGGTTCGCGCGGAGTTTGGTTTGAAGGCCGATCAGGAGATCGTGACGGAGCAGAGGCTGAAAGGATCATGCCCGTTCCTGTTTGCATGGGATGGAAAGAAGATGTCCTTTGTGAAGGACTCCGTGCCGTGGGGATCGGCAATTGGCCTACGCATCAACGCGCTTGGAACTGCGGATATTGCGGCCACCGAGGAGTGGTACAAGATCAGTGGTGATGAGTTGAAGGCGCGAGATGGATTTTATGATCTGCGCGTGACGGGCGAGCTATGGGAGACCTACTTCTATGACTCGCTTGCCTTGATGACGGTCGATCATCCGATCGGCACCGAAGTGTTTACGGATGAGCGTTATGACGTTCCCGCGGTGAAGCTGGCGATCACGGCGGTTGGCGAGCCGCAGCCGATTGCACGGGCGATCGATGACCATGGCGCCGATGTGACGGACACGCTGCGGAAGCTCGATGGCAAGTACCTTGACACGTTTGGCCGAGGGCAGTATCAGGGCGTGACTCGGGATCACTACGTTGAAGTCGATCTTGGCGAGCATGTTCCGGAAGGCGTTCCGCTGTGGCTAATCGCGAAGGGCTGGCTGCACCCGTCGGACTCCACCGTGAATGTGGCGATGGATCAGGGTAAGCACGAGCGACCACACTGGTTGAGCATGGAGGTGCCGGATGAGCATGGCGGCTGGCGTGTCGTCCGGTCTAATCTCGGCTTTCCGGCGGGTCGGAAGAAAATTTGCATGATCGACCTCAGCGGTGTCTTCCAGCGTGGTGCCTCGCATCGGCTGCGCCTTCGCACCAATTTAGAGGTCTACTGGGATTCGATCGAATGGGCGAAGGGCCTGCCGGATACACCGCTGAAGATCAATCGTGCAGCACCTGCAGTTGCGGATCTTCACTATCGTGGATTCTCGGCTGTTCGTCAGGCCAATGCCTCATCGCCTGAGCTTCCGAACTATGACCATCTTGCGAGTACCTCCAGAATCTGGCGCGACCTTGCCGGGTTCTACACGCGCTTCGGAGACGTACGGCCTCTTCTGGAAAAGACTGACGATAGCTACGTGATCATGAATGCGGGTGACGAGATGTCGCTGCGGTTCGCGGCTTCTGATGCACCTCCGGTTGGGTGGGTGCGTGACTATGTATTGGCTGGGGATGGCTGGATCAAGGATGGTGACTACAACTCGGCCTATTCGCAAAACGTGCTGCCGTACCCACATCACACTCGCAAAAACTATGATGGACCACCTACTAGTCTGGAGAATGACTGGATGTATCAGCACCACAAGCAGGACTGGATGACGTACCAGACGCGATATGTCGACGGCAGCGCTTTTCGGGATGCACTGGTGGATGGTGGGAGCCAATGA